Proteins found in one Solitalea lacus genomic segment:
- a CDS encoding PAS domain S-box protein has product MKNKLKSIWSNLDRPEQFIWITLFVCVLPSILNLVGINFGVNYQTFDTARLNTLNYESQLNLIYQWLEGRFIHIILVSMAIAIAFLTVILAFVDYSIKRDITTPIVGVALLCAGLFDVFHILSSTQLLSITTELVDISSFTWLLSSGYHAFILIIGTGMFLIMRPVGKTINNDSNDRFVTYISIIFVLLTFLTINILLNLKRIPTSALTGKFYTHPIDGVPLLLYFIALVFVFPKFYQRYPSKFSLTLVLSVIPAIFTQLHMAFSSQIFDNHFMIAHFMKMITYIMPFCGLGLNYLETLRNEKLMVANLHQVIDERKKAEELVSGVLNSSTYAIITFESIRNNNGQIVDFKAILTNPVAENMLRGFYKLPYHGAIINRSLSEIFYSVKESGLVNEFIKVVEFDTLFESQHYSTNLQRWFYINAVKYRDGCVVVFDDITEIKRNEIELKESKNFVEKIADNTPTGILVVDIENLKPIYSNKELLQIIEINEEELFAADELIINAILNGEPQNLTEDYLSKLNVIAKGQIIENEHKYKTESGEWKWLYSKQVPFKTNLQGKTTQALCVIQDITERKISQAKILKSEEKYRNLFEQSKDMIFIINREGNIIDINQSAVNLLETELDKLKSSNLRSFFFTKSDWKNFLHQIIQRGNVIDMEITLVSSKGQRIYALITAAAQYDNEGRSIFFQGIIHDITALKRSEHERLVSQKLDATERVARTIAHEVRNPLTNVNLALEQLKLEINDKNDSYDFYFDIIQRNCKRINVLITQLLNSTRAEYLELKNKSVNELIDETLELAIDRIKLNEIKVEKDFMQADCEISIDEDKMKIALLNIIINAIEAMTPQKGLLTLKTYCHNGKAIIEIADNGSGIKPENISKLFEPFYTEKQNGSGLGLTSTQNIVLTHEGTIDVESHLGIGTRFILKFNHV; this is encoded by the coding sequence GTGAAGAATAAATTAAAAAGCATTTGGAGTAATCTTGATCGCCCTGAACAGTTTATATGGATAACACTCTTCGTATGTGTTTTACCCAGCATATTAAACCTAGTAGGGATTAACTTTGGTGTTAATTATCAAACCTTCGATACTGCCCGATTAAATACACTCAATTATGAAAGTCAACTTAATCTGATTTATCAATGGTTGGAAGGTCGGTTTATTCATATAATTTTAGTAAGCATGGCTATTGCCATTGCTTTTTTAACTGTAATATTAGCTTTTGTTGATTATAGCATAAAACGCGACATAACTACCCCAATTGTAGGGGTAGCTTTGCTTTGTGCTGGTTTATTTGATGTTTTTCATATCCTTTCTTCAACACAGCTGCTTTCTATTACAACAGAGCTGGTCGATATTTCGTCATTCACATGGCTCTTGAGTAGTGGTTACCATGCCTTTATCCTTATTATCGGAACAGGCATGTTTTTAATAATGCGTCCTGTTGGCAAAACCATAAATAATGACTCTAATGATCGGTTCGTAACTTACATTAGCATCATCTTTGTTTTGCTCACATTTTTAACAATCAACATATTACTAAACTTAAAACGCATCCCAACTTCTGCTCTTACAGGCAAGTTTTATACCCACCCAATAGACGGAGTTCCCCTATTATTATACTTCATTGCACTCGTATTTGTTTTTCCAAAGTTTTATCAACGGTATCCTTCGAAGTTTTCATTAACACTGGTTCTAAGTGTAATTCCTGCCATATTTACGCAATTACACATGGCGTTCAGCTCTCAAATCTTTGACAATCATTTCATGATAGCTCATTTCATGAAAATGATAACTTATATAATGCCATTCTGCGGGTTGGGATTGAATTATTTGGAAACGCTACGTAATGAAAAACTAATGGTTGCCAACCTTCATCAGGTAATTGATGAGCGAAAGAAAGCAGAAGAACTGGTAAGCGGTGTTTTAAACAGCTCAACTTATGCAATTATTACTTTTGAGTCAATAAGAAATAATAACGGACAGATTGTTGATTTCAAAGCCATTCTGACCAATCCTGTGGCAGAAAATATGCTTCGGGGATTTTACAAACTTCCATATCATGGAGCTATAATAAACCGATCGCTAAGTGAAATTTTCTACTCAGTAAAAGAATCAGGTTTGGTTAATGAATTTATTAAAGTTGTAGAATTTGATACCTTATTCGAATCTCAGCATTATTCAACGAACTTGCAACGATGGTTTTACATCAACGCGGTCAAATATCGTGACGGCTGTGTGGTTGTTTTTGACGATATCACTGAAATTAAACGTAATGAAATTGAGCTGAAAGAAAGCAAGAACTTTGTGGAGAAGATTGCAGATAATACTCCTACAGGAATTCTGGTGGTTGATATTGAAAATTTAAAACCTATTTATAGCAATAAGGAGCTATTACAAATAATCGAAATTAATGAAGAGGAGCTATTTGCCGCTGATGAATTAATAATAAATGCAATCCTGAATGGAGAGCCGCAGAATTTAACCGAAGATTATTTGAGTAAATTAAACGTTATTGCAAAAGGGCAAATAATTGAAAATGAACATAAATATAAAACAGAAAGTGGCGAATGGAAATGGTTATATTCTAAACAAGTGCCCTTCAAAACTAATTTACAAGGAAAAACAACGCAGGCCCTTTGCGTTATACAGGATATTACAGAGCGAAAAATAAGTCAGGCCAAGATTCTAAAAAGCGAGGAGAAATATCGTAACCTCTTTGAACAATCGAAAGACATGATTTTTATCATTAACCGAGAGGGTAATATCATTGATATCAATCAGTCTGCCGTAAATCTTTTGGAAACAGAACTCGACAAGTTAAAGTCTTCCAACCTGCGTTCATTTTTCTTTACCAAAAGCGATTGGAAGAACTTCCTTCATCAGATTATTCAACGCGGCAACGTTATAGATATGGAAATTACCTTGGTTAGCAGTAAAGGACAACGCATTTATGCGTTAATTACCGCTGCCGCGCAATACGATAACGAAGGACGTTCTATTTTCTTCCAGGGAATTATTCATGATATTACTGCTCTAAAGCGCTCCGAACACGAGCGTTTAGTTTCTCAAAAGCTCGATGCAACCGAACGGGTAGCCAGAACCATTGCCCATGAGGTAAGAAACCCATTGACCAATGTAAATCTTGCTCTTGAACAACTAAAGCTTGAAATAAACGACAAAAATGACTCTTATGATTTCTATTTTGATATAATCCAGCGTAACTGCAAGCGAATTAATGTACTGATAACACAACTTCTTAACAGTACACGTGCAGAATACCTCGAACTTAAAAACAAATCAGTAAACGAACTTATTGACGAAACGTTGGAATTAGCCATTGATCGAATCAAGCTTAACGAAATTAAAGTTGAAAAAGATTTTATGCAAGCCGATTGCGAAATTTCGATTGATGAGGACAAAATGAAGATTGCCTTATTAAACATCATTATTAATGCAATTGAGGCAATGACTCCCCAAAAAGGGTTGTTAACGCTTAAAACTTATTGCCACAATGGCAAAGCCATTATAGAAATAGCCGATAATGGATCGGGCATTAAGCCAGAAAACATCTCTAAACTTTTTGAGCCTTTTTACACAG
- a CDS encoding sigma-54-dependent transcriptional regulator gives MKNILIIDDEVNIGLLLTRFLTKHGFHVETATSGAKAMELLNANRYDLVLCDYRLEDTDGREMLDRILGIHPQTIVIIITGYSDVKIAVEMVKNGAYDYISKPLYPDEILNTINKALDTADLRVTPEPKTSAPAANGSKTEKSSKNQSGGVLVTNNYVLGDCDAAKELYRQISLVAPTNYSVILFGESGTGKESVANMIHQNSPRKDQPFVPLDCGSLSKELAGSELFGHEKGSFTGAFGQKIGHFEMANGGTLFLDEVANLSYDIQVSLLRVIQERKVKRIGGNKEIDLDVRILVASNENLWEAVQKGRFREDLYHRFNEFSIHIPPLRNRSGDLLVFAEYFLKQTSNELNKHIKGFSTEVIRYFTRYSWPGNIRELKNVVRRAALLTEDGKEIETRSLPLELLELNATPINTQETEPIIVESVKAISYARNDLKSAAQEAELDTIMKVLKEVNFNKTKAAAILNIDRKTLYNKMKAMKLN, from the coding sequence GGTGCCAAAGCAATGGAGTTACTCAATGCTAATCGCTATGATTTAGTATTGTGCGACTATAGGCTGGAAGACACTGATGGCCGGGAAATGCTGGATAGGATATTAGGAATTCATCCCCAAACAATTGTTATTATCATTACGGGCTATTCTGATGTAAAAATTGCGGTAGAAATGGTTAAAAATGGGGCTTACGATTATATTTCAAAACCATTGTATCCTGATGAGATTCTGAATACCATCAATAAAGCCCTGGACACTGCTGATTTAAGAGTAACTCCTGAACCTAAGACTTCAGCGCCTGCGGCTAATGGCAGTAAAACTGAAAAAAGCAGTAAAAATCAATCAGGCGGTGTTTTGGTTACAAATAATTATGTCTTAGGTGACTGTGATGCGGCGAAAGAACTTTACCGTCAAATTAGTTTAGTAGCCCCAACCAACTACAGTGTCATTTTATTTGGAGAAAGTGGTACAGGTAAAGAATCTGTTGCCAATATGATCCACCAAAATAGCCCACGTAAAGATCAGCCGTTTGTACCTCTCGACTGCGGATCGCTATCCAAAGAGCTTGCCGGAAGTGAATTATTTGGACACGAAAAAGGTTCATTTACAGGAGCGTTTGGTCAAAAAATAGGTCATTTTGAAATGGCCAACGGGGGTACACTTTTCCTTGATGAAGTAGCCAATTTATCTTATGACATTCAGGTTTCATTACTAAGGGTAATACAAGAGCGCAAAGTAAAACGAATAGGTGGTAACAAAGAAATTGATTTAGATGTGCGCATTCTTGTAGCATCTAATGAAAACTTATGGGAAGCGGTACAGAAAGGTCGTTTTAGAGAAGATTTGTATCACCGTTTTAATGAATTCAGTATTCACATTCCTCCGTTAAGAAACCGAAGCGGTGACTTATTAGTATTTGCCGAATACTTTCTGAAACAAACCAGTAATGAACTTAATAAACACATCAAGGGATTTTCAACAGAGGTAATACGTTACTTCACCCGTTATAGTTGGCCTGGTAACATTAGAGAGTTAAAAAATGTGGTTAGACGAGCCGCTTTATTAACAGAAGATGGAAAAGAAATTGAAACCCGCTCTTTACCTCTTGAATTGCTTGAACTTAATGCAACTCCAATTAATACCCAAGAAACCGAACCAATAATAGTTGAATCAGTTAAAGCCATATCCTACGCCCGTAATGATTTAAAATCAGCTGCGCAAGAGGCCGAATTAGATACCATTATGAAAGTGCTGAAGGAAGTAAACTTTAATAAAACAAAGGCCGCAGCAATTTTAAATATAGACAGAAAAACGCTTTACAACAAAATGAAAGCAATGAAGTTAAACTAG